One stretch of Mus pahari chromosome 5, PAHARI_EIJ_v1.1, whole genome shotgun sequence DNA includes these proteins:
- the Cxcr4 gene encoding C-X-C chemokine receptor type 4: MDPISVSIYTSDNYSEEVGSGDYDSNKEPCFRDENVHFNRIFLPTIYFIIFLTGIVGNGLVILVMGYQKKLRSMTDKYRLHLSVADLLFVITLPFWAVDAMADWYFGKFLCKAVHIIYTVNLYSSVLILAFISLDRYLAIVHATNSQRPRKLLAEKAVYVGVWIPALLLTIPDFIFADVSQGDISQGDDRYICDRLYPDSLWMVVFQFQHIMVGLILPGIVILSCYCIIISKLSHSKGHQKRKALKTTVILILAFFACWLPYYVGISIDSFILLGVIKQGCDFESIVHKWISITEALAFFHCCLNPILYAFLGAKFKSSAQHALNSMSRGSSLKILSKGKRGGHSSVSTESESSSFHSS, from the exons ATGGACCCGATCAGCGTGAGT ATATACACTTCCGATAACTACTCCGAAGAAGTGGGGTCTGGAGACTATGACTCCAACAAGGAACCCTGCTTCCGGGATGAGAACGTCCATTTCAATAGAATCTTCCTGCCCACCATCTACTTCATCATCTTCTTGACTGGCATAGTGGGCAATGGATTGGTGATCCTGGTCATGGGTTACCAGAAGAAGCTAAGGAGCATGACGGACAAGTACCGGCTGCACCTGTCAGTGGCTGACCTCCTCTTTGTCATCACGCTCCCCTTCTGGGCAGTTGATGCCATGGCTGACTGGTACTTTGGGAAATTTTTATGTAAGGCTGTCCATATCATTTACACTGTCAACCTCTACAGCAGCGTCCTCATCCTGGCCTTCATCAGCCTGGACCGGTACCTCGCCATCGTCCACGCCACCAACAGTCAGAGGCCGAGGAAGCTGCTGGCTGAAAAGGCAGTCTATGTGGGTGTCTGGATCCCAGCCCTCCTCCTGACAATACCTGACTTCATCTTTGCCGACGTCAGCCAGGGGGACATCAGTCAGGGGGACGACAGGTACATCTGTGATCGCCTTTACCCCGACAGCCTGTGGATGGTGGTGTTCCAGTTCCAGCACATCATGGTGGGTCTCATCCTGCCAGGCATCGTCATCCTCTCCTGTTACTGCATCATCATCTCTAAGCTGTCACACTCCAAGGGCCACCAGAAGCGCAAGGCCCTCAAGACAACAGTCATCCTCATCCTGGCTTTTTTTGCCTGCTGGCTACCATATTACGTGGGAATCAGCATTGACTCCTTCATCCTTTTGGGGGTTATCAAGCAAGGATGTGACTTCGAGAGCATCGTGCACAAGTGGATCTCCATCACGGAGGCCCTCGCTTTCTTCCACTGTTGCCTGAACCCGATCCTCTATGCCTTCCTCGGGGCCAAGTTCAAAAGCTCTGCGCAGCATGCACTCAACTCCATGAGCAGAGGCTCCAGCCTCAAGATCCTTTCCAAAGGAAAGCGGGGTGGGCACTCTTCTGTCTCCACAGAGTCAGAATCCTCCAGCTTTCACTCCAGCTAA